The window TGAAACGACTTCTCCCTTTGTATAAGAGCCACTCTGTCCAGGATCCCATGTTGTTACATTGTCCAACCCTACACCAGTCGCACCTGTTGGCCCTGTTGGTCCGGCTGGACCGGTGGAGACTCTTTTATTAGGAAAAGGGAAAATTGTCCAATGCAAAGGGTAAAACAAGAAATAATATTTACCTCTGCTACCTGGAAGCCAGTGGAAAAGCAGGACAGGACTTGTTGATGAACAGACAGTTACGCAAATGGTTTAGGATAACACCAATCAACGTGAAATTCTCTTCCAAGCGAACGAATAATGCTCAATGAGGTTGATTCGAGCACATCAAATGATAGTAAAGCAATATACCAAATTTAACGGGATTGCGATCTGATGAAGATGGAGGACGAAAAGAAAATCGCCTTCATTCGGGTCATGACGCTTACGTTTAAGGCAAAGTTATATCTTGGTACACCATCGCCTGCTTTTTCGCAAGCACAGTGGATGCACGACTTTAGTAAAAAGGACCCTCCGATGTCATTACTGACGTCTACCTAGAAAAAACATTGGAGCATTATTCTTATCTCAGGTATGGCATTTAGGGTGAGGGCAATTCTTGAGATTTTGAATTTCAAGTCCGAATAGCATTACCAAGGCATTATTAACTGGCTTAGGACAATCTGTCCCTAAGTATATGGAATGATGAACGCCATCTCTTTACTGAAAGAGTGGTGAATGTAACTTCTTTTCACAGGACAAACGCACACGCATATATTGAATCATGAACATCGAGGAGGTCATGATCATGATTACTACAGAATTGATTGATCATTTGATGAGTGTAGATATGGAAACCGTAGATACGGAAAAACTGGCCGATTTAAGTACATTTGAATTTGATAATTCACTCCCACTAGAAAAACGGCCTGCTTATGTTCTGGAAAAATTGAAAAATCCTTTGTGTTTTCGTTGTGGTGATGTAGGTGTAAAGCTTGAATTTGATGATACTGCGCCGCCGATCCAAGAGGTTCTCACGAACTTTATGATACGCAAGAAAAGTGGCTTGTAGTCAGACTTTGCATCCTCGTATGTATAAAATAAAATGTTGAAGATACAATCTCACAAAAAATAAAACCATTTTTGATAAATGTTCGCTTGGTCGACAAACACAAAGACGAAATCCTTCTTTGACAATCGAGTAATTCGGAAATACTTAAATTTCACTCATAAATACTCGATTTAGAGGAACATCTATAGGGAAATATACATTAATTATTTACAACGATGGAATCTGAGCTATTTGAGCACTATGACCGATCACTGTACCGGTTACACTAAACTAGACAAATCAAAAAAAGGCCACGTAAACTTAACGCAAATCAAAAATGGAGGAGAATCGCTTATGACCAAGCGCGAAAGACGGACCTACACACAAGAGTTTAAAGAACAAATTGTAAAGCTCCATGCGTCTGGAAAGCCTCGACGTGAACTGATTGATGAATATGAGTTAACCGCATCTGCCTTCGATAAATGGGTCAATCAGCACAAAACAAGTGGTTCGTTCAAGGAGAAGGATAACCGTACACCTGAACAGGAAGAACTCCTTCACTTTCGTAAAGAAAATCAAAAATTGCTGATGGAGAACGACATTTTCACTTTATACAGTATAAGTGCAGCTAAGCATATAAAATGCTAAGCTTTACTAAAAAGCAAGCCGCGATGATCATGGGACGAAAGTAGGTGTGATCCGTCAGAACCGTCACAAATACTCGGTATCAGCAATGTGCGCTGTCCTACAACTTCCAAGAAGCACATATTACTCTGAAGCTCGTATTCGTGATGAGCAACATGATGAGCTGTCCTCTTTAATTGTTGATATTTTTCAAAACAGCCGGCAAATCTATAGGCAGCGGAAAATCAAAAAAGAACTTGAGAAGCAAGGTTGGTCCGTCACGACGAAGAATCAGTCGCATCATGAAAGAACAAGGTCTAGTGTCAAAGTACACGGTGGCTCAGTTTAAGCCGAAATGTGTGGCGTGCAACACATCAGAGATAGGAAATGCGTTGAACAGAGCGTTTCACCAGAAACAAAAATTACGTGCTGTTGTAAGCGATCTGACGTATGTCCAGGTAAAAAACTAATGGCACTACCTCTGTATTTTGATCGATCTTTACAACCGTGAAATCATAGGCTACAGTTCCGGATCGAAGAAAGATGCCGGCGTAGTTCAGCATGCCTTTCCCAAAGGTGAAATACAGATTACATCGTTTCGATGTTTTGCTTGGAAGAGCTCTTACTACATTCATACGGGGAGGGTTGATATGCGTGGATTCTTGGAAAAACACTTTCTTAACGTGAAGGCAGGTGTTTAGCTATAAAGGCTGGGTATGGAATAGCAGGCGTGGGACAGTAAGTGGGTTTAACGACAGTGATGTGGAAACTGTTTCAGCCGCTCAATGCCCACCCCTACGGACACCTAAAAACTCAAGTCGTCACAAATAGCTACAGTAGCCCAGGATGTGGTGGTTTCCAAACCGTCATATCTGCATCATAAATTTCCGGTCGTAAGCAAATTAGAGCCGTATCCAACGTGTCTTTAGCGATGTGCCTGATTGGCGTACAAAGGTACAAGTGCGCCTTGCAGGTACATGCTTTTGACGTGCTCATTTTGCACCTTTAAAAGCTCGTCGAGGAGAAAGACTTAGCTGACTGAGCTTCTGGAAAAACACAACATATACTGTGCCCTCGACAACATGGTTCGCATAACGATTTAAAGAGATAATATAATATTTGTAATGTGATAGGAAGGAGATCACATGACCAGAATAGCCAACACGCAGAGCATCGCAAACAAAGTTTCAAAAAACAAGGTATGGCGTGTAGCCTTTTACATCCGTCTTTCACGCGAAGACAAAAGTGTAAAAGAGGAATCCGAAAGTATTACCAACCAAAGACTGATTTTGACAGACTTCCTCGAACAGCAAGTAGATGACGATTATTTTTTCGTTGACGAATATGTCGATGACGGCGTGAGTGGCACGACAGACGAAGAGCGAGAAAGCTTTCAACGACTGTTAACCGATATCAAAAAAGGAAAAATCAACTGCGTGATTGTGAAGAATCTGGCCCGCAGTTTCCGCAACAATGCTGATCAGAGCTATTATCTTGGCGATTGGTTTCCGCGTAATAATGTACGGTTTATTTCTCTTTATCAACAGCCCATTGACACGTACAAAGACCCAAATAATGCACAAAACATCGCTGTGCCGATTCAGGGCGTTCTGAATGAAGAGCATGCAAGGGGTACTTCGGAAAGCGTCCGGCGAACCTTTGACAAGAAGCGTGAGAAAGGTCTGCATATTGGTTCTTTTGCCGCCTATGGCTATCTGAAAGATCCACAGGATAAAAACGCTCTTATACTCGATGAGGAAGCTGCAGAAAATGTTAAATGCATCTATGCTTGGTTTTTAGAGGGTATGAGCAAAAATGCGATTGTCCGCAAGTTGAACGAAAGCGGTATTTTATGCCCTTCAGCGTATAAGAGAAGCAAGGGTATGAAATACAAAAATCCAAATGCTGAGGGAGGCAATCCTCTATGGAGTGCCATGACGGTCACCAACATTTTGAAAAACCAAATTTATATTGGCGATATGGTGCAAGGACGCCATCGCATTAAAAGTTATAAAATCCATGTGCAGGAAAAGGTTCCCGAAGATGAATGGTTCATTGTAGAAAATACACATAAACCGATCATCAGTCGTGAAGTTTTTGCCAAAGTGCAGGAGCTTTTAAAAAAAAACACTCGCACCGCACCGAAGCAAAAAAAGCTGCATTTGTTCAGTGGCTTCCTACGCTGCGCAGATTGCGGCAAGGCCTTGACACGGAGCAAGGTTAGAAGAAATGTGTACTACTATTGCCGCACTTACAAAGATCAATCTAAAGCGGCTTGTACAAAGCATACAATGAAGCATAACTTTCTAGAAAAAGCGGTATTGTATGCCATTAAGCAACAGGTTTACATTGCAGTCTCCCTTTCAGAACTCGCTTCACGGGTTAACAAAGCTCCGCTTCAGAAAAGCCATTCTATCCGTTTGAATGAACAAATAGCTTCCAAGGAAAAAGACCTGTCCAAGATCTCACGTTATAAACAAAGTATTTATCAAGACTGGAAAGATGGAGAAATTACTCATAAAGATTATCGGCAGATGAAAGTGGGCTACGAGCGGCAAATTGAAGCCATTAACAAAGTGGTAAACAAACTGCAAGCAGAAAAAGCCGAGCTTATAAACGAAACCGATGTAGAAAACCATCTTTTAGCAACCATTAGGAAATACGAAAACATCAATAAACTGACAAGGGAGATTTTGATTGAACTTGTTGACTCCATCAAGGTATACGAAAATGGTAATATCGTCGTAAAGCTAAAATTTGCTAATGAGTACCGCAAAGTTGCGGAAGACATTGGAGTCAACACCCTTTAAGATGCGGTTTAGAAAACCGCATTTTTAACGGCAGTTTGATTTCCTAATTTAAATGCTTCGGTTGCGCCTGTAGGTCCTGCACCACCCGTATTATTCTTAGTTGAAGCATTTAAAGCACTTTCCATTTTACCCTGTAAGAACATTTGATTTCTCATTGCACTATCCAAGGTGTTTCTAACACTCTCATTCACGTTTAAGATATCGTCAATTGTTGCAGCGGGTCCCGATAAACCTGGCAAAGTTCCCAGTACATACTGTAATTTTTCACCTTCTGCATTTAAAATATGACTTAAACCCAGCTCTTCCATTGCTATAGACGATAAGATTAGATTGATTGCATCCTCTTTGTTAATTGTGACTGAAGGTGTAATATTAGGAATATTCGGTTGTGACATTTGTTTAGCCTCCCAATTGTTTTCTTTCTTATTTTTAACGCAGCATTCACAAGGAACGCTTACTGTATAAAATATACACAAAGTTAAAAAAAGTTCTTAAAATGGGCCTGAGCTTGAGTTGATTTTATTTTTTTCGTTAATACAGAACAGAAAAACATGGATCGAATGAATAAACTTTACCATAACGCATATATTTTAAACATGTTGAGTATTTCTAAATTTAGATTAACACTATGTACAAAACCAGTTGCTGATTACGTGCCCAATCGAATCCATCCTGCGTTGCATTTAGTCAATTGTCTCTTTCTAGCCTACTTATCTGAGTAAATATTGCCAACGTAATACAAAATTAATTGGAGAAACTAGGAGTATTTACAGATTTCATCCTGCGTATTAAGCATTGCTTTTCCTTCATAATTAAAATTTAGTTATCCCAAAATGAGGTCATATTACAAAATTCTACTCAAACAATCACAATCTGATCACTTCCAAAACGCGAAAGTGCTGTTTTTAATGTAGGTAAATATATTGAATGGATTTCGTACGGCTTGAAGTGCTTCTGTGAATAATAATTCACATGCTAAACAATATGGAATCCGAACTGCTGTAAATTTAGCAACGGCTTATCACTCCCTAAATTCAAGACAAACGCAATCTATTTCTTTTTACAAAAAGGAATAATGTCTTGAATATGCCGTTGGTGTTTTTTGTAAAACATTTTTTACGTATGTCCTTTACGATTTGCAAATTCATCCATGCCATTTACAAAATAGATCACCATGTATTGACGAGCTTTTTGGGCTCTTCCTCTTCCAAGCCTGTACCCGTACTAATAAAAATCGGCTTATTGGTCAAACGAGTTGTATAAGTTATAGTGACACATGTAGTGTGAGGTGATCTAATTAGAACCGCTTCGAATCGTTTTGCCCTTAAAAATGAATATTGACCAACACTATTTACAGTAAAAGGGGATTTCATATAAATATAAATATATCCCCCATCTAAAAGCATCAAAATAATATAATTTGGCATATAGCTTATACGCCGATAAATGAGATAGGATGATGTGATGCTAGCTCGATAATCAAAGACAATGCGTTCATACTTTTTATTCAATTTTCACGGACCTCATAAAATCTTTGATTGAATGGTAACGCAACTGTGATCTTCTCACTAGTGTTTGGTGTATATTCTCGACGCTTGCAGATACAAGCGATATTTTAATTAATAAAAAGTTAAGGGCATTTAAATTAAGCATGTATTTTTCATGTTCACGATGACTAAATATGTATTTGGAGGTATTGCTCTATGTCTTTGCCCAACATACCAAATATTACTCCCACCATCTCTCTCTCAAGATGTGAATCGATTGATTTACTGTTATCTTCAATCGCACTAGAAGAGATGGCTCTTTCACATATTTTGAATGCAGAAGGTGAAAAACTACAAGCTTTTTTAAAAAATGATCCTAAATGTTTAAACGATTACTTACGTATAAATGAGAATGTCAATCAAACATTAAAAACAATTATAAAATCACAAATTATGCTGCAATTAAAACTGGAGGATGTGATGACCATAGATTCTCAACATCATTGCGATTGTACACGAAAAAAAACATGCTCCAAAAAAGGAAAAGACTGCAAATCAATATGTCAACATCATTGTATTTGCAAAAAGTTTGAAAATGGTAAGAATGAATTGTAATCAATGTGAACAGACCATCAAAACGAAACCAACGTTTTACTTTATGCAGCACTATACATTCTTTCTTACTTTGCTCCTTCGAAAGGTTCCGACCGACGATCTATCGGTCTTTGAAATTGAAAAACTCCTACTTACTTCATTACATCAATCTGCACAACTCTATCTAAACTCCCGTATTTGCCCTCTTTCTCTATCTGGAGACATACTTCAGCAATTATTTAAAATAGTCGAATCATTTGAATACGAGCTAGAGAAAAGCTCATTAAGCCCTATTGTCATAAAGAAGTGTAAAGAATATTTATCTCTATGGAAACAATCACCTTATCCTTCAAGCAAAGTCATCGAGACGCCGAATAGTAAAATGAATAAACCATGGATAAACAACAGCGTGTTAAGGAGGGTAACTACATGAGCATCACATTATGTATTATTGTTAAGGATCAAGAAGCAACAATACATGACTGTCTTAAAAGAGCCCAAGAATTCACTAATGAAATCATACTCGTCGATACAGGATCATCTGATCGAACAATTGAAATCAGCAAACAATTCCATACGGTTCATATTATTCAACATACGTGGAGAGACCATTTTGCAGAGGCAAGAAACCGATCACTAGAATTTGCTAAAGGTGATTGGATCATGTGGTTAGACGCCGATGAATTGATCGACGATAAGCCACGAAATCGCCTTCTGCTTAAAGAAATCATACAACAAACAACAGCAAACATCATTTATTTTCCTGTAGTAAACTATGTTGGTAAAAGTATGGATAAGGAATACAAAAATAACTCCTTTCATTCCTATCAACCGAGATTGTTTCGTAATCATCTCGGGATACAATTTATTAACCGCATACACGAATTTCCCAAATTACCTGAATCCCATGAAATTGAAGCACACTATATTGACATTTTAATTCACCACTACGGTTATTTAGATGAAGCCGACCAACAATATCAAAAGTTTAATCGAAATATAGAACTTCTCTCACTTGAGTTAAAAAATGCTCAATCGAATCCGTGGATTTATTATCACCTAGCAAGTGAATTTTACCGAATAAAGGAGTATTTACAAGCATTTGGCCTCATCAATACTGCCATTGTTGTATTTTTAAATTTAGAGCAAAAACCTCCTGCACTACTTTATCGTCTTAAATATGCAATTCTTGTTGAGACAAATAGTTATGATGGCGCATGGCCAAGTATTCAAAAAGCAATTGATCTCTACCCCGACTATGTTGATTTACATTATTACAAAGCTCTTATACTCAAGCAGAGAAAACAGTATGCGGAAGCGATCATTGCTTTAGACACTTGTCTTTCTTTAGGCGACAAATCAAGAAACTATTTTATTTTAAAGGGGACTGGTACTTTTCGAGCTCAACAATTAAAAGAAGAATGTTTTCAGCTACTAGAATCAATTTCATAATTGACGTTTTTAGAAATGGGTTGAGGTACCCTACGATGATTTTTAAAGTTTTTTTAAAATGGATGGAAATAGAATCACGCTGCTTTTATCGAATGTTTCCCCATTTCTAGTTAATCCGGTCTGTGGCTAATTTTGAGGCATTATAAACAAGCGTCACCAATTGGAAATGAAGCTTGCCTTCTTACCTGCCCGATGACGGACATGATTGAGCCCAAAGAACTCTTTTAGATATGCGGTGACCCTTTCGACAGCGGTTCGCTCTATATACAGTTTGCCCCACTTCTTTGATCCTCTTGCCGGAGAAGTGTACTTTCGGATGTCCGTAGATTGCTTGATTTTAAAGGGGTTTTGGCACAGGGAATCATGGCGTAATGGGCAATTCACGCATTCTTTGGGTTGTGTGTATTTCAAGGTTTTGTACTTTGGATCAAAGCTGTCGTAACGATAAGAATGTTCCCGGACGCATGTAGGTGCGAAATGTTCATCGATCCGACGATTTCCCCTTCATTGCATCGGTTATATGGTAAATGGGTTTCACCCATCAATATTCAAAATCTTCCTGAACAAGTGGAACATCTTAAACAGGATTACTACACAAAAAAATTAACGACAGAGGCATATATCAAGCTCCTTTTTGCCCAGCTGCATGAACTAGAAAG of the Litoribacterium kuwaitense genome contains:
- a CDS encoding DUF6870 family protein, which gives rise to MITTELIDHLMSVDMETVDTEKLADLSTFEFDNSLPLEKRPAYVLEKLKNPLCFRCGDVGVKLEFDDTAPPIQEVLTNFMIRKKSGL
- a CDS encoding recombinase family protein, translating into MTRIANTQSIANKVSKNKVWRVAFYIRLSREDKSVKEESESITNQRLILTDFLEQQVDDDYFFVDEYVDDGVSGTTDEERESFQRLLTDIKKGKINCVIVKNLARSFRNNADQSYYLGDWFPRNNVRFISLYQQPIDTYKDPNNAQNIAVPIQGVLNEEHARGTSESVRRTFDKKREKGLHIGSFAAYGYLKDPQDKNALILDEEAAENVKCIYAWFLEGMSKNAIVRKLNESGILCPSAYKRSKGMKYKNPNAEGGNPLWSAMTVTNILKNQIYIGDMVQGRHRIKSYKIHVQEKVPEDEWFIVENTHKPIISREVFAKVQELLKKNTRTAPKQKKLHLFSGFLRCADCGKALTRSKVRRNVYYYCRTYKDQSKAACTKHTMKHNFLEKAVLYAIKQQVYIAVSLSELASRVNKAPLQKSHSIRLNEQIASKEKDLSKISRYKQSIYQDWKDGEITHKDYRQMKVGYERQIEAINKVVNKLQAEKAELINETDVENHLLATIRKYENINKLTREILIELVDSIKVYENGNIVVKLKFANEYRKVAEDIGVNTL
- a CDS encoding glycosyltransferase family 2 protein; this encodes MSITLCIIVKDQEATIHDCLKRAQEFTNEIILVDTGSSDRTIEISKQFHTVHIIQHTWRDHFAEARNRSLEFAKGDWIMWLDADELIDDKPRNRLLLKEIIQQTTANIIYFPVVNYVGKSMDKEYKNNSFHSYQPRLFRNHLGIQFINRIHEFPKLPESHEIEAHYIDILIHHYGYLDEADQQYQKFNRNIELLSLELKNAQSNPWIYYHLASEFYRIKEYLQAFGLINTAIVVFLNLEQKPPALLYRLKYAILVETNSYDGAWPSIQKAIDLYPDYVDLHYYKALILKQRKQYAEAIIALDTCLSLGDKSRNYFILKGTGTFRAQQLKEECFQLLESIS